The proteins below come from a single Blattabacterium cuenoti genomic window:
- the feoB gene encoding ferrous iron transport protein B, with amino-acid sequence MNKKIIKLAIIGNPNVGKSSLFNNLTGLNQRIGNYTGVTVDKKIGFFQYKNNHYQIIDLPGTYSIYPSSEDEEIINALLLDEKNVDYPDKIIVVADSSNIKKSLLLLGQIQDLGFSVLLALNMLDEAKKKGIFINKKKLKKFILSDIVLINARIGTGLNELKNYLNDNKYFYLEKRKKYFFNPISDYKKAINLVKYLYKVDSYRAWYLLASSNKQLKKINNFYLLDKIKKKYKIISKRLQVKETLTRYKEIENICSKIIQKIYSKKIEKYLNFSKKIDECLIIHPVWGYIFFLFILFFIFQCVFFWAEFPKNYIEYFFSIIQEKLEYFHPGPLNNFILHGIIPGITTVITFIPQILILLFFLYLMEESGYLSRVIFLMDRIMRPFGLNGKSIVPLISSMACAIPAIISSRNIENTRDRLITILVTPFITCSARIPVYILIISLIIPDKKWLFIQLRGVMLMIMYLIGIIFALFVAFVLHKNMKNNYNSNLIIEIPTYKIPVLKNIFVNLYIHIKTFIINTGKLILLINILIWGLGSYGPSTITIKNHKNNIFHIQKKKIDNSYLGKIGKKIEPIIRPLGYDWKIGVGLLSSIVAREAFVSTMNSIYEIDKKENGNLIEKMKKEVYLDNKKPIYNLATGISLLFFYSFSMQCTSTLSIVKRETKSWKWPIIQFIFMTLLAYLFSFLTYQMLTIFGNMS; translated from the coding sequence ATGAATAAAAAAATCATTAAACTAGCAATTATAGGAAATCCTAATGTCGGAAAATCATCATTATTTAATAATTTAACTGGACTAAATCAAAGAATAGGAAATTATACAGGGGTAACTGTAGATAAAAAAATAGGATTTTTTCAATATAAAAATAATCATTATCAAATAATTGATTTACCCGGCACTTATAGTATTTATCCTTCATCTGAAGATGAAGAAATTATTAATGCATTATTATTAGATGAAAAAAATGTAGATTATCCAGATAAAATTATAGTTGTTGCAGATTCATCAAATATAAAAAAAAGTCTTCTTTTACTTGGACAAATACAAGATTTAGGATTTTCCGTTTTATTAGCATTAAATATGTTAGATGAAGCTAAAAAAAAAGGAATATTTATTAATAAAAAAAAATTAAAAAAATTTATTTTATCAGATATTGTATTGATAAATGCTAGAATAGGAACTGGATTAAATGAATTAAAAAATTATTTAAATGATAACAAATATTTTTATTTAGAAAAAAGAAAAAAATATTTTTTTAATCCAATTTCAGATTATAAAAAAGCTATTAATTTAGTTAAATATTTATATAAAGTTGATTCATATCGAGCATGGTATTTATTAGCATCTAGTAATAAGCAATTGAAAAAAATAAATAATTTTTATTTGTTAGATAAAATTAAAAAAAAATATAAAATTATTTCCAAAAGATTGCAAGTAAAAGAAACTTTAACTAGATATAAAGAAATAGAAAATATTTGCTCTAAAATAATTCAAAAAATTTATTCTAAGAAAATAGAAAAATATTTAAATTTTTCTAAAAAAATAGATGAATGCTTAATCATACATCCTGTATGGGGATATATATTTTTTTTATTTATATTATTTTTTATTTTTCAATGTGTATTTTTTTGGGCGGAATTTCCTAAAAATTATATAGAATATTTTTTTTCTATTATTCAAGAAAAATTGGAATATTTTCATCCAGGTCCATTAAATAATTTTATACTACATGGAATAATTCCAGGAATTACTACAGTAATTACATTTATTCCTCAAATATTGATTTTGTTATTTTTTCTATATCTTATGGAAGAAAGTGGTTATCTTAGCAGAGTTATTTTTTTAATGGATAGAATCATGCGCCCTTTTGGTTTAAATGGAAAAAGTATAGTGCCTTTAATTTCTAGTATGGCATGTGCTATTCCAGCGATAATTTCTTCTAGAAATATAGAAAATACCAGAGATCGTTTAATAACAATATTAGTAACTCCTTTTATTACTTGTTCAGCTAGAATTCCAGTATATATACTAATAATTTCTCTAATTATACCCGACAAAAAATGGTTATTTATTCAATTAAGAGGAGTCATGCTGATGATTATGTATTTAATAGGTATTATATTTGCTTTATTTGTAGCTTTTGTTCTTCATAAGAATATGAAAAATAATTATAATAGTAATCTTATCATAGAAATCCCTACTTATAAAATTCCTGTATTAAAAAATATTTTTGTAAATCTTTATATTCATATTAAAACATTTATTATTAATACTGGAAAATTAATTTTGTTAATTAACATATTAATATGGGGACTTGGATCCTATGGACCTTCTACAATTACAATAAAAAATCATAAAAATAATATTTTTCATATACAAAAAAAAAAAATTGACAATTCCTATCTTGGAAAGATAGGAAAAAAAATAGAGCCTATTATTCGTCCATTAGGATATGATTGGAAAATAGGAGTTGGATTATTATCCTCTATAGTAGCTAGAGAAGCTTTTGTTAGCACTATGAATTCAATATATGAAATTGATAAGAAAGAAAATGGTAATTTAATAGAAAAAATGAAAAAAGAAGTATATTTAGATAATAAAAAACCTATTTATAATTTAGCAACAGGAATATCTTTATTATTTTTTTATTCATTTTCTATGCAATGTACTAGTACATTATCTATAGTAAAAAGAGAAACAAAATCATGGAAATGGCCAATTATTCAATTTATTTTTATGACATTACTAGCGTATTTATTTTCTTTTCTAACATATCAAATGTTAACAATATTTGGGAATATGTCATAA
- a CDS encoding D-alanine--D-alanine ligase, with protein MKKIAVVMGGFSKESFLSLESGQIVFDNLCRKKYEPYKAYILDNKWVINIDNNIEYPINKEDFSIIRNHKRLNFDCIFNIIHGTPGEDGILSAYFELLKIPYTGCNFYQSNITFNKKYCLSFVKNFGIKIANSIFINKNQIFSKEKILKKIGTPCFVKPTKSGSSLGISKVNNKKEFDSALKTAFKKDDEVIIEEFLNGIEVSVGVYSFHDKITILPITEIISQNDFFDFESKYSGKSKEITPARLSNKIENKLLNIAEKIFRILNLTGMARSEFIIVDEEPFFLEINTIPGFSKESIFPKQLKVAGISLSDFFHKMISSSFN; from the coding sequence ATGAAAAAAATTGCAGTTGTTATGGGAGGATTTTCAAAAGAATCTTTTCTTTCACTAGAAAGTGGACAAATAGTTTTTGATAATTTATGCAGAAAGAAATATGAACCATATAAAGCATATATATTAGATAATAAATGGGTTATTAATATTGATAATAATATAGAATATCCAATTAATAAAGAAGATTTTTCTATTATTAGAAATCATAAACGATTGAACTTTGATTGTATATTTAATATTATTCATGGTACTCCTGGTGAGGATGGGATTTTATCTGCGTATTTTGAATTATTAAAAATTCCATATACTGGATGTAATTTTTATCAATCTAATATTACTTTTAATAAAAAATATTGTCTATCGTTTGTAAAAAATTTTGGAATTAAAATAGCTAATTCTATTTTTATAAATAAAAATCAAATATTTTCTAAAGAAAAGATTTTAAAAAAAATTGGAACTCCTTGTTTTGTAAAACCTACTAAATCTGGTTCTAGTTTAGGCATTAGTAAGGTCAATAATAAAAAAGAATTTGATTCAGCATTGAAAACAGCATTTAAAAAAGATGACGAAGTTATTATTGAAGAATTTTTAAATGGAATAGAAGTATCAGTTGGAGTATATTCATTTCATGATAAAATAACAATTTTACCAATAACAGAAATTATTAGTCAAAATGATTTTTTTGATTTTGAATCAAAATATTCTGGTAAATCAAAAGAAATAACTCCTGCAAGATTATCTAATAAAATTGAAAATAAATTATTAAATATAGCTGAAAAAATATTTAGAATATTGAATTTAACTGGAATGGCTAGATCAGAATTCATTATTGTAGATGAAGAACCTTTTTTTTTAGAAATTAATACAATTCCTGGATTTTCTAAAGAAAGTATTTTTCCTAAACAATTAAAGGTAGCTGGAATATCTTTATCAGATTTTTTCCATAAAATGATTAGTTCATCTTTTAATTAA
- a CDS encoding RluA family pseudouridine synthase, whose translation MNDIFLKKKDKKIIRIDKFIQKKLTKFSRNQIQKYIKLGKITVNNSVKKNNYKLKKFDSIIIKDIQNIKKEEDLKKITAEKINFNIIYEDNDILIINKPSGMVVHPGYGNKNGTLIHGIKYYLISNFHNLYRGGLIHRLDKNTSGLIIIAKNNFSQNFLIEQFSSRNINKEYLALVWGNLLNDRGTISGFIKRDPNNRIRMINHDKNFGKYSITTYKVLKRFKYLTYISCKPHTGRTHQIRVHFKYLGHPLFSDPLYNGKKIFFIKKISNKDKLLLKYCMQILQRQALHARYISFIHPRNHEKYSFLCPIPKDFNKVIQICKKNFL comes from the coding sequence ATGAATGATATTTTTTTAAAGAAAAAAGATAAAAAAATAATAAGAATAGATAAGTTCATTCAAAAAAAACTTACTAAGTTTAGTAGAAATCAAATACAAAAATATATTAAATTAGGAAAAATTACAGTTAATAATTCTGTTAAAAAAAATAATTATAAATTAAAAAAATTTGATTCTATAATTATAAAAGATATTCAAAATATAAAAAAAGAAGAAGATTTAAAAAAAATTACTGCGGAAAAAATCAATTTTAATATTATATATGAAGATAATGATATTTTAATTATAAATAAACCATCTGGAATGGTAGTCCATCCTGGATATGGAAATAAAAATGGAACATTAATTCATGGAATTAAATATTATTTAATTTCCAATTTTCATAATCTATATAGAGGGGGATTAATACATAGATTAGATAAAAATACATCTGGATTAATAATTATCGCAAAAAATAATTTTTCTCAAAATTTTCTAATTGAACAATTTTCATCTAGAAATATTAACAAAGAATATCTTGCCTTAGTATGGGGAAATCTATTGAATGATAGAGGAACAATTTCGGGTTTTATTAAAAGAGATCCTAACAATAGAATAAGAATGATCAATCATGATAAAAATTTTGGAAAATATTCAATAACAACTTATAAAGTTTTAAAAAGATTTAAATATTTGACTTATATATCATGTAAACCCCATACTGGAAGAACTCATCAAATTCGAGTTCATTTTAAATATTTAGGTCATCCATTATTTTCTGATCCATTATATAATGGAAAAAAAATTTTTTTTATTAAAAAAATATCTAATAAGGATAAACTATTATTAAAATATTGCATGCAAATCTTACAAAGACAAGCATTACACGCAAGATATATATCTTTTATTCATCCAAGAAATCACGAAAAATATTCATTCTTATGTCCTATTCCAAAAGATTTTAATAAGGTAATTCAAATATGTAAAAAAAACTTTTTATAA